In Psychrilyobacter piezotolerans, a genomic segment contains:
- the ald gene encoding alanine dehydrogenase has product MRIGIPGEIKPQEHRIALVPEGAAEFVNRGHNVYMTSGAANGIGLTDEDYKAVGVEILSTLEEVYEVSDMIVGVKEPQPRELALIKPGQIHYRYLHLAPDYDQTVGLMEAGATGIAFETVEMQNRSLPLLAPMSEVAGREGVIFGANILAKHMGGKGILLGGVTGTARAKVVIVGAGISGQAALKMAVGLEADVTILDVDIAKLKYLDDIYGNKIKTLYSNSGNLAAQIKTADLVISTVLIPGAKCPHLITMDMIHSMEAGSVIVDISIDQGGSTPISRPTYHEDPTFLTDNGVVMYCCANMPGAMPRTSSYALANVTLKYGLAIADLGVEGAINKFPELRPGINVYEGKLVYKHVSTAFPNLQFDELDTVMYAGK; this is encoded by the coding sequence TAGGAATACCTGGAGAGATCAAACCACAAGAGCATAGAATTGCATTAGTACCAGAGGGAGCAGCAGAATTTGTTAACAGAGGGCATAATGTTTATATGACATCTGGAGCAGCAAATGGAATTGGATTAACTGACGAAGATTATAAAGCTGTAGGAGTAGAGATCCTTTCAACTTTAGAGGAAGTTTATGAAGTTTCAGATATGATCGTAGGAGTTAAAGAGCCTCAACCTAGAGAACTTGCTCTCATTAAACCCGGACAAATTCACTATAGATATCTTCATTTAGCACCAGACTACGACCAGACAGTAGGATTGATGGAAGCAGGAGCTACCGGGATTGCATTCGAAACTGTAGAGATGCAAAACAGAAGTTTACCATTATTAGCACCAATGTCTGAAGTTGCTGGTAGAGAAGGAGTTATTTTTGGAGCTAATATCTTAGCAAAACATATGGGTGGAAAAGGAATCTTATTAGGAGGAGTTACTGGTACTGCTAGAGCAAAAGTTGTTATCGTAGGAGCTGGAATCTCTGGACAAGCAGCACTTAAGATGGCAGTTGGATTAGAAGCTGACGTTACTATATTAGATGTAGATATCGCTAAATTAAAGTATCTTGATGATATTTATGGAAATAAGATCAAAACTTTATACTCTAATTCAGGAAATTTAGCAGCACAAATTAAAACAGCTGACTTGGTAATATCTACTGTCTTAATTCCAGGAGCAAAGTGTCCGCATTTAATCACTATGGATATGATCCATTCAATGGAAGCAGGATCAGTAATTGTAGACATTTCAATCGACCAAGGTGGATCAACTCCGATATCTAGACCTACATACCATGAGGATCCTACTTTCTTAACTGACAACGGTGTTGTAATGTACTGTTGTGCTAATATGCCTGGAGCTATGCCTAGAACATCTTCATATGCTCTTGCAAATGTTACACTTAAATACGGATTAGCAATAGCTGATTTAGGAGTAGAGGGAGCTATCAATAAATTCCCTGAATTAAGACCTGGTATCAATGTTTATGAAGGTAAATTAGTTTATAAGCAT